One window of the Sulfitobacter alexandrii genome contains the following:
- a CDS encoding Bug family tripartite tricarboxylate transporter substrate binding protein: MIMTRLSGAALLAASLTLPTFAAAEVSSPECVAPANPGGGFDLTCRVAQTGLADAFGGPIQVTFMPGGIGAVAYNLFNTTRTDDPNAIVAFSTGSLLNIATGKYGEFDENDVRWVGTAGADFGAVVVKADSPYTSLEQLMNDLGNDPSSVVVGAGGSVGSQDWMKAALLVRETGGSPMDMRYVAFDGGGDAIAALLGGSIAVYTGDVGEMASHMEAGDMRVLAVMSDERLGGPFAEIPTAKEQGFDVEWTIMRGFYMGKDVSDADYNTWVDAFNAAYATPEWEQVQTEKGLLPLNLAGDELKAQVDENMATLREIATEAGLIQQ, from the coding sequence ATGATCATGACCCGCCTGTCCGGCGCAGCACTGCTGGCCGCCAGCCTGACACTGCCAACCTTCGCAGCTGCCGAAGTGAGCAGCCCCGAGTGCGTGGCCCCCGCCAATCCCGGGGGCGGTTTCGACCTGACCTGCCGCGTCGCCCAGACCGGCCTCGCCGATGCTTTTGGTGGACCGATACAGGTCACGTTCATGCCCGGCGGCATCGGCGCCGTCGCCTACAACCTGTTCAACACCACCCGCACGGACGATCCCAACGCGATCGTCGCCTTTTCCACCGGTTCGCTGCTGAACATCGCCACCGGCAAATACGGTGAGTTCGACGAGAACGACGTGCGCTGGGTCGGGACCGCGGGCGCGGACTTCGGTGCCGTCGTGGTCAAGGCCGACAGCCCCTACACCTCGCTGGAACAGCTGATGAACGATCTGGGCAACGATCCCAGCAGCGTCGTCGTGGGTGCCGGCGGCTCCGTCGGGTCGCAGGACTGGATGAAGGCCGCGCTGCTTGTACGTGAAACCGGCGGGTCCCCGATGGACATGCGCTACGTCGCCTTCGACGGCGGCGGTGACGCGATTGCCGCCCTGCTGGGTGGTTCGATCGCGGTCTACACCGGCGACGTGGGCGAAATGGCGTCCCACATGGAAGCGGGCGACATGCGCGTGCTGGCCGTGATGTCGGACGAGCGTCTGGGCGGCCCCTTCGCCGAGATCCCGACCGCGAAAGAGCAGGGCTTCGACGTCGAATGGACGATCATGCGCGGCTTCTACATGGGCAAGGACGTGTCCGACGCGGACTACAACACCTGGGTCGATGCGTTCAACGCCGCTTATGCCACGCCCGAGTGGGAGCAGGTCCAGACCGAGAAGGGGCTTCTGCCGCTCAACCTCGCGGGTGACGAACTGAAAGCGCAGGTCGATGAAAACATGGCCACGCTGCGCGAGATCGCGACCGAAGCCGGTCTGATCCAGCAGTAA
- a CDS encoding tripartite tricarboxylate transporter permease has translation MGEVLSGLATGFGVALMPFNLMLVLLGCFAGTLIGALPGLGPINGVAILLPIAYGLGFPAESALILLAGIYYGAEYGGRISSILLNVPGDSGAVMTTLDGHPMAIKGEAGRALSLSAVASFIGGTIAVVLMSLFGPLLAQFAVTFSPANYVALMVFAFASLASLVGKSTVKTLLGALIGLMLATIGIDSNTGVARYTFGLPDILAGIDFLIIVVGLFGMAELLHLVEQQVSGKLKTLPVDRSFVRWADMAKTKWTILRCSLIGFFIGVLPGTGASVASAVAYGTEKRVAGPEGQRTFGTGDVRGLAAPEAANNAAAGGAMVPMLTLGIPGSGTTAILLGALLMFNIQPGPLLFTQQPEIAWGLVASMYIGNIALLIINLPLVGLFARMLTIPQHYLTPLIAILAFVGIYSIVGNPFDLFMITCLGIFGWFLRKMDFSLAPVILGFVLGGLFEGNLRRALSISGGDWMILIENWKSVLLYALAVLVVALPIWMGRRARYMAEGDA, from the coding sequence ATGGGCGAAGTCCTCTCTGGGCTGGCGACCGGTTTCGGTGTCGCACTCATGCCGTTCAACCTGATGCTGGTGCTGCTGGGCTGCTTTGCCGGCACGCTGATCGGCGCATTGCCGGGCCTTGGCCCGATCAACGGCGTCGCGATCCTGCTGCCGATCGCCTATGGCCTCGGCTTTCCCGCCGAAAGCGCGCTGATCCTGCTCGCCGGTATCTACTACGGTGCCGAATATGGCGGTCGGATCTCCTCCATCCTGTTGAACGTGCCGGGCGATTCCGGTGCCGTGATGACCACGCTCGACGGCCACCCGATGGCAATCAAGGGCGAGGCGGGGCGTGCCCTGTCCCTCTCGGCGGTCGCAAGCTTCATCGGCGGCACCATTGCCGTCGTCCTGATGTCCCTGTTCGGGCCGCTGCTGGCGCAATTCGCCGTCACCTTCTCGCCTGCGAACTACGTCGCGCTGATGGTCTTTGCCTTCGCCTCGCTCGCGTCACTCGTCGGGAAAAGCACGGTCAAGACACTGCTCGGTGCGCTCATCGGCCTCATGCTGGCGACCATCGGCATCGACAGCAACACCGGCGTCGCCCGCTATACCTTCGGGCTGCCCGACATCCTCGCCGGTATCGACTTCCTGATCATCGTCGTCGGTCTGTTCGGCATGGCGGAACTGCTGCACCTCGTCGAACAGCAGGTCAGCGGCAAGCTCAAGACCCTTCCCGTGGACCGCAGTTTCGTGCGCTGGGCGGATATGGCAAAGACGAAGTGGACGATCCTGCGCTGTTCGCTGATCGGCTTCTTCATCGGCGTGTTGCCGGGCACGGGCGCATCGGTCGCGTCGGCCGTGGCCTACGGTACGGAAAAGCGGGTCGCCGGCCCCGAAGGGCAGCGCACCTTCGGCACAGGCGATGTGCGCGGTCTGGCCGCGCCCGAAGCCGCGAACAACGCGGCTGCCGGCGGTGCGATGGTCCCGATGCTGACACTCGGCATTCCCGGTTCCGGCACCACGGCGATCCTGCTGGGTGCGCTTTTGATGTTCAACATCCAGCCCGGTCCGCTGCTGTTCACGCAACAGCCCGAGATCGCCTGGGGCCTGGTCGCGTCGATGTACATCGGCAACATCGCGCTGCTGATCATCAACCTGCCGCTGGTAGGCCTGTTCGCGCGGATGCTGACGATCCCGCAGCACTACCTGACGCCGCTGATCGCGATCCTCGCCTTCGTCGGGATCTATTCCATTGTCGGCAATCCCTTCGATCTGTTCATGATCACATGTCTCGGTATCTTCGGCTGGTTCCTGCGCAAGATGGACTTCTCGCTGGCGCCCGTGATCCTCGGCTTCGTGCTGGGCGGCCTGTTCGAAGGCAACCTGCGGCGCGCCCTGTCGATCTCGGGCGGGGACTGGATGATCCTGATCGAGAACTGGAAGAGTGTCCTGCTTTACGCGCTGGCCGTGCTTGTCGTGGCCCTGCCGATCTGGATGGGACGCCGCGCCCGCTACATGGCCGAAGGCGACGCCTGA
- a CDS encoding tripartite tricarboxylate transporter TctB family protein, which produces MADRIFAGILLLVTLAYSYIAFAIIKAPFQYDPLGPESWPRILSVVALLCIVGILWKPDTDSLNVAGRTWFRLGAMVALLFAYAELYEPLGFIVSTTLFGAVVARMLGATWVRSALFGVAAGVLGWLLCVELLDLNLPESEWLAEFNSDNEGAN; this is translated from the coding sequence ATGGCCGACCGGATTTTCGCCGGGATCCTTCTGCTGGTAACGCTTGCCTACAGCTACATCGCGTTCGCCATCATCAAGGCCCCGTTTCAGTATGACCCCCTTGGCCCGGAAAGCTGGCCGCGGATCCTGTCGGTCGTGGCGCTGCTGTGTATCGTCGGAATCCTATGGAAGCCGGACACCGACAGCCTCAATGTCGCGGGCCGGACATGGTTCCGCCTCGGAGCGATGGTTGCGCTGCTGTTCGCCTATGCCGAACTCTACGAACCGCTGGGCTTCATCGTGTCCACGACCCTGTTCGGCGCCGTCGTGGCGCGGATGCTTGGGGCCACATGGGTCAGATCGGCGCTGTTCGGCGTCGCGGCCGGTGTCCTGGGCTGGCTGCTGTGCGTGGAACTGCTGGACCTGAACCTGCCGGAGTCGGAATGGCTGGCGGAATTCAACTCTGACAACGAAGGAGCGAACTGA
- a CDS encoding CreA family protein, with protein MKILNIPTAAFCLSAVLTAPASAEVVGNVDVDWLGNDIVVEAVADPEVKGVTCHLAYFERGLIDRLQKGNWFEDPSNSSISCRQTGPIEIGDIDRGDEGEDVFSERRSIIFKTLRVKRIFDEANQTLIYISHARDVQNGSAKMSMSTVPLFGAGAD; from the coding sequence ATGAAAATTCTGAACATCCCGACCGCCGCCTTTTGTCTTTCCGCCGTGCTGACCGCGCCTGCGTCCGCCGAGGTCGTGGGCAATGTCGATGTGGACTGGCTGGGAAACGACATCGTGGTCGAGGCGGTCGCCGACCCCGAAGTCAAAGGCGTCACCTGTCACCTGGCCTATTTCGAACGCGGGCTGATCGACCGGTTGCAAAAGGGGAACTGGTTCGAAGACCCTTCGAATTCCTCCATTTCCTGCCGCCAGACCGGCCCGATCGAGATCGGGGACATCGATCGGGGAGACGAGGGGGAGGACGTGTTCAGCGAACGCCGGTCGATCATCTTCAAGACGCTGCGGGTCAAACGGATTTTCGACGAGGCGAACCAGACGCTGATCTACATCAGCCACGCCCGCGACGTGCAGAACGGGTCGGCCAAGATGTCGATGTCCACGGTGCCGCTTTTCGGGGCCGGTGCCGACTGA
- a CDS encoding lytic murein transglycosylase, producing the protein MRTTRRNFTLGLGALGLAACTNAGGGALGPSAGGGLPDDLRPVPNGAYDAWVASFRDRAAAQGISSSTLGSAFRGAGYLPGVVTRDRNQTEFSRTLEDYLAIAASDERVSKGRAAFARHRSTLAAIESRYGVAPEIVTAVWGLESFYGERRGNVPVVSSTSTLAFDGRRGAFFEKQLLAALRILQNGDTSAQNMTGSWAGAMGHTQFIPTSYEAFAVDFTGDGRRDIWSEDPTDSLASTAAYLQRNGWTRGVRWGGEVGNGAPSGRALQPQPGGPTFNVTSNFNVIKRYNNSDSYAIGVGHLADRIAGGGPIRASFPPDKYGLTKDQRIQLQQRLTAKGFDTDGADGVIGPNSRKAIAAYQSSIGRAGTGDPSLDLLQTL; encoded by the coding sequence ATGAGAACCACACGCAGAAACTTCACCTTGGGCCTGGGCGCATTGGGGCTGGCGGCCTGCACGAACGCCGGCGGCGGCGCGCTGGGGCCTTCGGCAGGCGGCGGGCTGCCGGACGACCTGCGACCGGTGCCAAACGGGGCCTATGACGCATGGGTCGCCTCGTTTCGGGACAGGGCGGCCGCGCAGGGCATTTCCTCTTCCACCCTGGGGTCCGCGTTCCGTGGCGCGGGCTACCTGCCCGGTGTCGTTACGCGTGACCGCAACCAGACGGAATTCTCCCGCACACTCGAAGACTACCTCGCCATTGCCGCATCGGACGAGCGGGTGTCCAAGGGACGGGCCGCGTTTGCCCGGCACCGCAGCACGCTGGCCGCCATCGAAAGCCGGTACGGCGTCGCGCCGGAAATCGTCACAGCGGTCTGGGGCCTCGAAAGCTTCTACGGGGAGCGGCGCGGCAACGTGCCCGTCGTTTCCTCCACGTCGACCCTCGCATTCGACGGGCGGCGGGGCGCGTTCTTTGAAAAGCAACTTCTGGCCGCGCTGCGGATCCTGCAGAACGGTGACACCTCGGCCCAGAACATGACGGGGTCATGGGCCGGTGCCATGGGTCACACGCAGTTCATCCCGACATCCTACGAGGCATTCGCCGTCGATTTCACCGGTGACGGGCGGCGCGATATCTGGTCGGAGGATCCGACGGATTCGCTGGCTTCCACCGCCGCCTACCTTCAGCGCAACGGCTGGACCCGCGGCGTCCGCTGGGGCGGTGAGGTCGGGAACGGCGCACCCTCGGGGCGCGCGCTGCAACCCCAGCCGGGCGGGCCGACCTTCAATGTCACGTCCAACTTCAACGTCATCAAGCGCTACAACAACTCGGACAGCTACGCCATCGGCGTCGGCCACCTGGCCGACCGGATCGCCGGGGGCGGTCCGATCCGCGCGAGTTTCCCGCCCGACAAGTACGGGCTGACCAAGGATCAGCGGATCCAGCTTCAACAGCGCCTGACGGCCAAGGGGTTTGATACCGACGGTGCGGACGGCGTGATCGGGCCGAACAGCCGCAAGGCAATCGCCGCCTACCAGTCCAGCATCGGACGCGCGGGCACCGGCGATCCATCGCTGGATCTGCTTCAGACACTCTGA
- a CDS encoding UdgX family uracil-DNA binding protein (This protein belongs to the uracil DNA glycosylase superfamily, members of which act in excision repair of DNA. However, it belongs more specifically to UdgX branch, whose founding member was found to bind uracil in DNA (where it does not belong), without cleaving it, appears to promote DNA repair by a pathway involving RecA, rather than base excision.) — protein MLPTCARVSRHPRAIVTAVTHTVRLPRLGTFEAWRDAARALAGNGVAAEQVVWAMEDAPTSLFEGAEAPLPRPAPLTVPKAFPPLARLLCASRAEGAMDLAYRLLLRSSRTPRLLTNRADVEVARAEGLAKNIRRDMHKMKAFVRFRDVTPEGANRRKFLSWFEPDHRIEELMTGFFARRFGDMDWVIVTPEVTMRFDGEVSLQAVASDRPDLSDDVEKLWQTYYANIFNPARLKIKAMTAEMPRKYWKNLPEADLIPGLIAQAETRARGMAEAAPTIAPDRAAAITLRLRDGLTPPPDGTTLAGCTRCALARHATQSVPGEGPQDAALMIVGEQPGDMEDLAGRPFVGPAGQAFDKIATAAGLDRRAAYVTNAVKHFKFIPRGKRRIHQSPNADEVSHCRWWLTRELDTVQPALVLAMGATAALALTGDGSGITRRRGRIERGLHGGAVFITTHPSFLLRQATDAGRETQEALFRRDLEQVAQILADLENLAVPGEILKA, from the coding sequence ATGCTGCCAACCTGCGCGCGCGTTTCGCGCCACCCCCGAGCAATTGTCACTGCTGTGACCCATACTGTGCGCCTGCCCCGGCTGGGCACATTCGAGGCCTGGCGCGATGCCGCCCGGGCGCTCGCCGGCAACGGCGTGGCCGCCGAGCAGGTCGTCTGGGCGATGGAAGACGCCCCGACCAGCCTGTTCGAGGGGGCAGAGGCCCCCCTGCCCCGACCCGCCCCCCTCACCGTGCCCAAGGCCTTTCCGCCTCTTGCAAGGCTGCTCTGCGCCAGCCGCGCCGAGGGCGCAATGGACCTGGCCTACCGGCTGCTGCTGCGGTCCAGCAGGACACCGCGCCTTCTGACCAACCGCGCCGATGTCGAGGTGGCCCGCGCCGAGGGTCTGGCCAAGAACATCCGCCGCGACATGCACAAGATGAAAGCCTTCGTCCGCTTCCGTGACGTGACCCCGGAAGGGGCCAACCGGCGCAAGTTCCTTTCATGGTTCGAACCGGACCATCGCATCGAGGAACTGATGACCGGTTTCTTTGCCCGTCGTTTCGGTGACATGGACTGGGTCATCGTGACGCCCGAGGTGACGATGCGCTTCGACGGCGAGGTCAGCCTTCAGGCGGTCGCCTCCGACCGGCCGGACCTGAGCGACGACGTGGAAAAACTCTGGCAGACCTACTACGCCAACATTTTCAATCCCGCCCGTCTCAAGATCAAGGCGATGACCGCCGAGATGCCGCGCAAGTACTGGAAGAACCTGCCCGAAGCGGATCTCATTCCCGGCCTCATCGCGCAGGCCGAAACGCGCGCCCGCGGCATGGCCGAGGCCGCGCCGACAATTGCACCCGACCGCGCTGCGGCCATCACCTTGCGCCTGCGCGACGGGCTGACCCCACCCCCCGACGGTACGACCCTTGCGGGCTGCACCAGGTGTGCCCTGGCGCGACATGCCACCCAATCGGTGCCGGGCGAAGGGCCGCAGGATGCGGCGTTGATGATCGTGGGCGAACAGCCGGGCGACATGGAAGACCTTGCAGGGCGCCCCTTCGTCGGCCCGGCAGGTCAGGCTTTCGACAAGATCGCCACGGCGGCGGGTCTGGACCGCCGCGCGGCCTACGTGACCAACGCGGTGAAGCATTTCAAATTCATCCCCCGCGGCAAGCGCCGCATCCACCAAAGCCCCAATGCCGACGAGGTCAGCCATTGTCGCTGGTGGCTGACGCGCGAACTGGACACGGTGCAGCCCGCGCTCGTTCTTGCCATGGGGGCAACGGCGGCGCTGGCGCTGACCGGCGACGGCAGCGGGATCACCCGGCGGCGCGGCAGGATCGAGCGCGGTCTGCACGGCGGTGCCGTCTTCATCACGACCCACCCATCCTTTCTTCTGCGACAGGCCACCGACGCGGGCCGCGAAACGCAGGAGGCGCTGTTCCGCCGTGACCTCGAACAGGTGGCGCAGATATTGGCAGACCTGGAAAATCTGGCGGTTCCCGGGGAAATCCTGAAAGCGTGA
- a CDS encoding AbrB family transcriptional regulator, with the protein MKMTNAVKTTLTAVLIGLGGATGAALLSLPAAGLIGSSIAVAVAATLGLKMTMPQRLRDVAFGVIGISLGAGVQADALDHIGSWSISLSLLALSLVATLLIGAALLRRLFGMDAETAFLASSPGTMSNAIAIALDGHGNVTTITILQVMRLLVLVAVVPPLATALDAETGGIVYPAAMNAAALILLLGATLCIGIPAARFKVPAACLLVGMILSSVSHVAGLAHGPAPSWAIFAAFVVTGTSVGTRLTSISPRALLALGQAGAVLIATTLALSLAFTSAAALVTGLPWGQIWIAYAPGGVEAMAAIGLALGYDPAFVAVHHFARIVILVVLVPLLLRRNA; encoded by the coding sequence ATGAAAATGACAAATGCGGTAAAGACTACACTGACGGCCGTGCTGATCGGCCTGGGCGGCGCCACGGGTGCCGCCCTTTTGAGTCTGCCGGCAGCGGGCCTGATCGGGTCGAGCATCGCCGTCGCAGTCGCCGCGACGCTGGGTCTGAAAATGACGATGCCGCAGCGCCTGCGCGACGTGGCCTTCGGCGTCATCGGCATTTCACTGGGGGCCGGGGTGCAGGCGGACGCGCTGGATCACATCGGGTCCTGGTCGATCAGCCTGTCCCTGTTGGCCCTGTCGCTGGTTGCGACGCTCTTGATCGGCGCGGCGCTGCTGCGCCGCTTGTTCGGCATGGATGCGGAGACGGCCTTCCTCGCCAGTTCTCCCGGCACGATGTCGAATGCGATTGCCATAGCCCTTGACGGTCATGGCAATGTCACGACGATCACCATCCTGCAGGTCATGCGCCTGCTGGTGCTTGTCGCCGTGGTGCCGCCGCTGGCGACGGCGCTGGATGCGGAGACCGGCGGCATCGTCTATCCCGCCGCGATGAATGCCGCGGCACTGATCCTTTTGCTGGGGGCGACGCTGTGCATCGGGATTCCTGCGGCGCGATTCAAGGTACCGGCGGCCTGTCTGCTGGTCGGCATGATCCTCAGTTCCGTATCGCATGTCGCCGGCCTCGCCCATGGCCCGGCCCCGTCATGGGCGATCTTCGCGGCTTTCGTCGTGACCGGGACCTCGGTCGGGACCCGCCTGACATCGATCTCGCCCCGCGCGCTATTGGCGCTGGGGCAGGCCGGTGCGGTCCTGATCGCCACGACCCTCGCGCTGTCGCTGGCCTTTACCAGTGCTGCGGCGCTGGTCACCGGGCTGCCATGGGGGCAGATCTGGATTGCCTACGCGCCCGGCGGGGTGGAGGCGATGGCGGCCATCGGGCTTGCGTTGGGTTACGATCCCGCCTTTGTCGCCGTCCACCACTTCGCCCGGATCGTGATCCTTGTCGTTTTGGTCCCGCTCCTTTTGCGGCGAAACGCCTGA
- a CDS encoding extracellular solute-binding protein, whose product MWPKTDRAYSLQRRLLASMALGFAVLLLIISILLWNYARDASNRTYDLLLAGASLAVLDRVSSGPSGISVDLPYSAMEILGLAPEDRVIYRVFSDRDGEITGTPGLPVPRDADLGSAPVFYDAELDEPFRFVQQGRQLTTPTGRVWVGVQIGQTRAGRTAQQKSLFLNGMAGLGVVSLIGLGFVWLAIRVALAPLRQLAEALRLRDPADLSQIDGAPPREIRGLFDSINDFMRRLRANRTLTETFIADVAHQTRTSLSALQGQLSLAGDATTFDDMAVRVAKADSQARRTVRLTNQLLAHAMVTHRSDTGTLRPVALKPIVTEVLTDMLRDSDMRGVTVTLSADSILPGEDIVRGDAISIREALSNLLENARRHGPADNTIDVTLETTGEADVSLIVEDAGPGIAPADRARATERFTSIARDTAGSGLGLSIVRAVVDSHDGRLVLGTSSAGGLRAELRFRRLLSQAAARAVMAVTICCALFIVPAPATAQAQTTLTIASATDSDVMTALIARFEDLNPDVTVDYVEYQTVDLHQAILNAVPQDMPDVVISSAMDLQVDLVNRGLALPLDIPAATRLPGWATWRSELFGFTFEPAVIVYNTDLIPPGTLPQEHLELVNYIRRNEMALNRRIGIYDLRRSGIGYLFATQDVVQGLQASRMTEVLTRANVRNYCCTSEMIAATSRAELALAVNVIGSYALAAAARDPRIGIHFMGDYNLVMSRTGFVPRTARHPDAGRRFLSFLLDDGQTILASQSDLIPILPVPGAESSPWRDLSAHAGSFLPIKLGPGLLTYLDDRKKANFLEGWDQPARPLGTR is encoded by the coding sequence ATGTGGCCGAAGACTGACCGCGCCTATTCGCTGCAACGCCGCCTGCTCGCATCGATGGCGCTGGGGTTCGCGGTGCTGTTGCTGATCATCTCGATCCTGCTGTGGAACTATGCCCGCGACGCATCAAACCGCACCTACGACCTGCTGCTCGCGGGGGCGTCGCTGGCGGTGCTGGACCGTGTGTCGTCGGGACCGTCGGGCATTTCCGTCGATCTGCCCTATTCCGCGATGGAGATCCTTGGCCTCGCCCCCGAGGATCGCGTGATCTACCGGGTCTTCTCGGACCGGGATGGAGAGATCACCGGCACCCCCGGCCTGCCCGTCCCGCGCGATGCCGACCTCGGGTCCGCGCCCGTGTTCTACGACGCCGAGCTGGACGAACCCTTCCGTTTCGTCCAGCAGGGGCGGCAACTGACGACGCCCACGGGGCGCGTCTGGGTCGGCGTGCAGATCGGGCAGACACGGGCCGGGCGCACGGCACAACAGAAATCGCTGTTCCTGAACGGGATGGCGGGTCTGGGCGTCGTGTCGCTGATCGGGCTCGGCTTCGTCTGGCTTGCGATCCGCGTGGCCCTGGCCCCCCTGCGCCAGCTGGCCGAGGCGTTGCGGCTGCGCGATCCCGCCGACCTGTCGCAGATCGATGGCGCGCCACCGCGCGAAATCCGGGGCCTGTTCGATTCGATCAACGACTTCATGCGCCGCCTGCGTGCCAACCGCACCCTGACCGAGACGTTCATCGCCGACGTGGCGCACCAGACCCGGACATCGCTGTCTGCCCTTCAGGGGCAATTGTCGCTGGCCGGCGATGCGACGACATTCGACGACATGGCGGTGCGCGTGGCCAAGGCCGACAGCCAGGCGCGGCGGACCGTGCGGCTGACCAACCAGCTGCTGGCCCATGCCATGGTCACCCACCGGTCCGATACCGGCACCCTTCGGCCCGTCGCGCTGAAGCCGATCGTGACCGAGGTGCTGACCGACATGCTGCGTGACAGCGACATGCGCGGCGTCACGGTCACGCTGTCCGCCGACAGCATCCTCCCCGGAGAGGATATCGTGCGCGGTGACGCGATCTCGATCCGGGAGGCGCTGTCGAACCTGCTGGAAAACGCGCGCCGTCACGGGCCTGCCGACAATACAATCGACGTGACGCTCGAAACCACCGGAGAAGCCGACGTGTCGCTCATCGTCGAGGATGCCGGCCCCGGCATCGCCCCCGCCGACCGCGCCCGCGCGACGGAGCGTTTCACCTCCATCGCGCGGGATACCGCAGGGTCCGGCCTTGGTCTGTCCATCGTGCGTGCGGTGGTCGACAGCCACGACGGGCGGCTGGTGCTGGGCACCTCCAGCGCCGGCGGCTTGCGTGCCGAGCTGCGGTTCCGCCGTCTTCTTTCGCAGGCGGCTGCCCGCGCCGTCATGGCCGTGACGATCTGCTGCGCCCTGTTCATCGTGCCGGCTCCGGCAACGGCCCAGGCGCAGACGACTCTCACGATCGCCAGTGCGACGGACAGCGACGTGATGACGGCGCTGATCGCGCGGTTCGAGGACCTGAACCCCGATGTGACGGTCGACTATGTCGAATACCAGACCGTCGACCTGCATCAGGCCATCCTGAATGCCGTGCCACAGGACATGCCCGACGTCGTCATCAGTTCCGCGATGGACCTGCAGGTCGATCTGGTGAATCGCGGGCTTGCGCTGCCGCTGGACATTCCCGCCGCCACGCGTCTGCCGGGCTGGGCAACCTGGCGGTCGGAGCTGTTCGGCTTCACCTTCGAGCCGGCGGTCATCGTCTACAACACCGACCTGATCCCGCCGGGCACCCTGCCGCAGGAACATCTGGAACTGGTCAACTACATCCGCCGCAACGAAATGGCGCTGAACCGGCGGATCGGCATCTACGATCTGCGCCGGTCCGGGATCGGCTATCTGTTCGCGACGCAGGACGTCGTGCAGGGCCTGCAGGCCTCGCGCATGACAGAGGTGCTGACCCGCGCGAACGTCCGCAACTATTGCTGCACGTCCGAGATGATCGCCGCGACTTCGCGTGCCGAACTGGCGCTTGCGGTCAACGTCATCGGGTCTTACGCGCTGGCCGCCGCCGCCCGCGACCCGCGCATCGGCATCCACTTCATGGGCGATTACAACCTCGTCATGTCAAGGACGGGGTTCGTGCCCCGGACGGCACGTCATCCCGATGCCGGACGCCGCTTCCTGTCGTTCCTGCTGGACGACGGACAGACGATCCTCGCCAGTCAATCGGACCTGATCCCGATCCTGCCGGTGCCCGGAGCGGAATCGTCGCCGTGGCGCGACCTGTCGGCACACGCGGGAAGCTTCCTGCCCATCAAGCTCGGCCCCGGCCTTCTTACCTATCTGGACGACCGCAAGAAGGCGAATTTCCTCGAAGGCTGGGATCAGCCGGCCCGCCCCTTGGGCACACGGTGA
- a CDS encoding response regulator transcription factor: protein MRMLLVEDNDDLAETIIDRLRAEGHSIDREANGDQANSLLRHARFDIVLLDINLPGRSGYEVLRSLRARDDQTPVIILTARSQIDDRVLGLDAGADDYMIKPVDFRELSARCRVLARRRAGSASNVFTAGDLVFDRAAKRATVRGQDADLRAREIQLLEILIDNLGRMLTKEEVADKLYSFDEAPSLNAVEQIVARLRKRLEGTPLVVKTARGLGYMAYVAED, encoded by the coding sequence ATGCGCATGCTTCTCGTGGAAGATAACGACGACCTTGCCGAGACGATCATCGATCGTCTGCGGGCCGAAGGCCATTCCATCGACCGCGAAGCGAACGGCGACCAGGCCAACAGCCTGTTGCGGCACGCCCGGTTCGACATCGTGCTGCTGGACATCAACCTGCCGGGGCGCAGCGGCTACGAGGTGCTGCGATCCCTGCGCGCCCGCGACGACCAGACACCGGTGATCATCCTGACGGCCCGCAGCCAGATCGACGACCGCGTGCTGGGTCTGGACGCGGGGGCTGACGATTACATGATCAAGCCCGTGGACTTTCGCGAGCTTTCGGCCCGCTGCCGGGTGCTGGCGCGGCGCAGGGCAGGCAGCGCCAGCAACGTCTTTACCGCAGGCGATCTGGTGTTCGATCGCGCGGCGAAACGGGCGACGGTACGCGGTCAGGATGCCGACCTGCGCGCGCGCGAGATCCAGCTTCTGGAAATCCTGATCGACAACCTGGGTCGGATGCTGACCAAGGAAGAAGTGGCCGACAAGCTCTACAGCTTCGACGAGGCACCGAGCCTGAACGCGGTCGAACAGATCGTCGCCCGTCTGCGCAAGCGGCTGGAGGGCACGCCGCTCGTGGTCAAGACCGCGCGCGGCCTCGGATACATGGCCTATGTGGCCGAAGACTGA